Within Aspergillus oryzae RIB40 DNA, chromosome 2, the genomic segment GCCACtcatttgtttattttcaATGAGGTACTCCATCGTCTTCCTATCGATGCAGCCAATCTtgccaaaaaaagaaaaagaccagaaagaaaaaaaaaaaaaaaaagccagCCGCTTTTACCACCGGCTAATTAACCTCTCTCCAATCAAAGAATCAGTCGGTGAGATCATATCCTCCACCAACCGATCAGACCCCCCTTGACGAACTGATTTAGTCGCCTTCTAATGCGTTTCTAACTGTCTCATCGATGTATCTAGCGGTAAGTTTCCCTTGCCGGTCCGCCGGTATCCGAGTTTCCAAATTCGAAACGTTACTGATTGATGGTTGAGTCGATAGATATCATTTGTGAATGTTTTCTGATTGCACAGCCTCTGCCGTGCTGCTGGCTACCGCCTAGTGTAGTCTGGATCCCGCGTAGTATCTGACCATTCCTCCAGTACTATTACTTCTTCGGTCAAGTCATGTGGCGCACGTGATCCCTCTGGCGACCGCTGATTCCGTCGCTTTGGCGGAAGTGTTCCATCCACTTGGACAGCTCCCTACAAACTAACTAACATTTGTATATGGATCCTTGCGTCACGGATCTTCTTTGTtaattatctttttttttctttttgagaatcgtcaaatccttcctcgtTTAAATTATTGGAATCATACCATCGATCCTTCCACAGCTTATTTGGATACTGGTAAGTGAGGGTgactttttttctctctctctttgtttcaACTGGTTGTGTTTATTTCCGACGACCGGAGACGTACGGTGATCTGCTCTCGGCGGCTGGAAAAATTACCTCCTTTACCTGCCTTAGCCTTAAGAGGTATTGGCCTTACTTGACAAGGTTACTCTCAAGGCTCAGGCCATCGGCTAGCTTGGTGCCTTAAAAGTCCTTTTCAGGCGCTCAGGCTGCTCATCCGCCCATCACCCTACACTTTCCTTCCAATAATCATCTCAACCTGTTTTAAAGGGTGTCCACCCTTCCTGCAGCCTACCACAGCGTCGCATAGTCAGACCATCGTGCTTTGGCCGGGTCCACACTCGACCGTCCGATGCGCCGCTGTATTGGTCCTGCCCGTCCCTGCCCTTCTGCGTCTCTCTTGCCTTTAGCGTCCCCATCGCTTTCCCACTAGAAGATCCTGCCTCTGCATCGCTGGCGAACTAGCGCCCTCGTTGCTGAGCATCTGCTGCTTCTTGGTCCTGCAACACGGTAAATCTTCTCGTTCCAATCCCTCAAACTGGAGGAGGGgcttgcttgcttgcttGACCTTCCCCGATGCTGGTGATATCGATCGCATCATCCACTTgccaatcttctcctttaTCTATGTAACTGCTTGTTACCTATCATTTCCCCGTGATCTATCCATTTTTATGACTTTCCGACAGTGATTGTCTTTTGATATACCCGGCAATTCGTTCTAAAAAGCTCGGATCAACTATCACATCACTCCCGCCTGAACACATTCCATTCACTTATCCGTCCCCCTTTCCTTTCGGCTGCTTCTGAAGTGAATCCTTCCAAGCACAATCTTGATCAGAAGGAAGCGCTTCACGATAATAACATCGCCACAGAAGAGCAGACATCTATTTCTCCTTAGCGCCTTGTTCCCCGACCGCTGGGAATCTCTTTTTCGCCGTCGATCAGCGGTCGCTTTTTCCGACGACGGCACCCATATCGAAATCCGAACAGTCGTTTTTCCGTCTTTTCCATCGTGCTTGAGATGATGGCGACAGCGCTTGATCAACCCCTTTTCGAATCTGTCGCGGGTCCTGCGACGGCCGCCGCCTCGATCACTCCCCCCCATAGCGCCAACGGCAAGAAAGAAGTTCCGGATGGTGTTCCTTCTGAATTATCGGATCTGGAGCTCGATCCTAATGCTGTGGGTGTGCCAGAGGCCGCATCggtagaggaggaagaggaggacatCGAACCAGACCACTATTACGGCGGCGGCAAGATCCCTGTGTTCAAGCCGGTGAGTGCTGCCCTCTTCTAGTGTCACTGTGCTTTGATGATGTCACTGACGATGGGGCCTAGACGATGGACCAATTCAGGGACTTCCAATCATTCATTAATAAAGTTGAGAAATATGGCATGCGGTCTGGAATTCTCAAGGTTATTCCTCCCAAGGAATGGTATGTCTTCTCTACGATGATTATCTCTCCAAGGGCCATTGCCAACCAACTCTTTTTAGGACCGACTCCCTGCCAGCCCTCGACGAAGCCGTCAAGAAAATCCGTGTGAAGAACCCGATTATGCAGGAATTCCACGGATCACATGGAACCTATACCCAGGCGAACATCGAGCGACAAAGATCATACAACCTCCCTCAGTGGAAAGGATTGTGCGAAGAAAGTAGCCATCAGCCTCCTGCCCGCAGAGGTGAGAGACGCCGCAACCAGGAGCGAATCACTCGCGCTCCCCCTTCCTCCCGAGCCCAGACAGCCCGACCTGATTCTCAGAAACGTCGCCCGGGGCCGGGACGTCCACCCAAACGATCCAATCAGgtgaaagtgaaagaagagCCTGCAGAAGATACTATTGATAAAATCAAGCCTGAAGGCCCTCCCACACCCGTGTCTCCTGAATCCAACCCTGTCGAGGCTAAGACGGAAGAGTTGAGCGACGGCGAGTCTCTCCCCGCTCCAAAGCCGAAAGGGCGACAACCTAAATCGGTCACCTCCCGAAGAAAACACAACAAAGGCGATGCGATTGACTacgtggatgaggaggctttCAAAGACTTTGATTATCGCATCCATGACAACGAGGAATATACGCAGGAACGGTGTGAGGAGTTAGAAACCGCCTACTGGAAGTCCTTGATGTTTAACAATCCGCTGTATGGCGCGGATATGCCTGGCTCTCTTTTCGACGAGAACATCACAACCTCTTGGAACGTCGCCAGGTTGCCCAATCTGTTGGATGTCTTGGGCCAGAAAGTACCTGGTGTTAACACCGCATACCTCTACCTGGGCATGTGGAAAGCTACTTTTGCCTGGCAtttggaagatgttgatCTGTACAGTATCAACTATATCCATTTCGGTGCACCCAAACAGTGGTATAGCATTTCACAAGAAGATGCTCCTAAGTTTGAACAGGCTATGAAGAGTACGTTTACATACCCTGAAGGACCCATGAATAAATGCTGACTACCAAGCCAGGTATCTGGCCCAGCGACGCCAAAAACTGTGATCAGTTCCTCCGCCATAAGACTTACCTTGTTTCTCCTAGTCTCCTCAAGTCGCAGTACGGTATCACCGTTAACAGGCTTGTTCACTACGAGGGCGAGTTCGTGATCACATATCCATACGGATATCACTCGGGATACAATCTTGGTTACAACTGTGCCGAGTCGGTCAATTTTGCGACCGAGAAGTGGTTGGATTACGGCCGTGTCGCCAAGAAGTGCCACTGCGAATCTGATAGCGTCTGGATCGATGTCGATGAGATTGAGCGTAAGCTGCGCGGCGAGGCGACACCAGAATACTACCCTGAATTCGAAAGTGACCTAGATGAATTCGAGGGTGCTTCCGACCTCCTTACCCCACCACGGAGCGTCCCAGAAAAGAGTAACCGTGGCCGGAAACGAAAGCATGACGGTGATACAACCAAGGCGAAACGCATGCGGGTCAATGTCCACGTCCCACGGAAGATTCCTTGCGTCCTGTGTCCCAACGACCTGGATTATGAGGACCTATTGCCCACCGAAGATGGGAAAAATCACGCCCATCGGCGTTGTGCCCTCTACACCGAAGAGACTAGTATCCTCCGTGACGAGACTGGCAAGGAAGTGGTGTGTGACATTGACAAAATCCCGAAGGCTCGCATGGGACTCAAGTGCCTCTTTTGCCGTGAGGTGCGAGGGGCTTGTTTCCAATGTAATTTCGGTAAATGCACGCGATCATACCATGCCACCTGTGCGCTTTTAGCCGGAGTGCAGGTGGAGCAGGGTGAGATTGCTGTGATCGCGGATGACGGCATTCATTACTCAATCCCCAGTGTGGACCTCAAATGCAAATATCACCGTCAGAAGAAGCCAAGCTGGATGACGGGCGGCGATTCTCCCGATTTTGACCGCAAGCTCATCGAATCGGCTCAACGGATGGTGGCAGGGGATTTGGTGCAATTCCAGGCCGACAAGGAGATCAATGGGGCTGTGGTGCTGGAGAACCGACCAGCGGAACGGACGTTGCTGGTCAAAGTGCTGCCACGAGGGtaagtttttcttttcttattatttttttttcttgacaCACACACTTGTtttgttgtggttgtttaGAATTTTCCTGATTTGGAAATCATGACGCTGACCCCTGTTCCACGATTTAGAGATGTAATTGAGTTACCGTACCGGTGGATGCTTGTGGTACGGCGGAGCAACTTCTCGCCTCTGGCACCAGGAACAAAACCACTCCCTGCCCACTTAGCACGGAAACCCGAGGCCCGGAAAGAGTTGGAATCGGCCCTGCCGGTGGTTGGCAATCCATTTGGCGATGGGCGATCTCCGTATCAGTGGGCCGAATTCGAGACGGTCGACACGACTAATCACCGCTTTGCCCCACCACCGGTGCAGGTCAAGTTGGACAAAGGTGACCAGATCTGGTATTATTTGGGCCAGTCATCGACCGAATGTAGGGCTCAATATACGCACAACCCTAGCGTGCCCGTCCACAACCCGCGGTCGAATTTCCTGGACAGCGTGAAGTCCCTTGGCGCCGTGATGGCCCGGATCCCCTCTTACCCCCACCGCCATCTTCCTCAGTATGCTACTGcccctcctcaccacctttcacctgctgctgctgctgccgccaccgccgccgcTGCTGCCTCCCGCCCTTCCCTGCTGCAGCGACCTACTCttgcccctcctcctcgtaCTCCTTCCTCTGCTGCTCCTCCTGCTAGTACTGCGATGCCGTCTGCCTATCGCTCCCTGCCCACTCAATCTGCCCGCCATGCTCCGTACCCTCAGATCGCCAAGACCCATCAATCACACCACCTGTCTCAGCAGCAACACAGTCCGCAACAatcacagcagcagcagcagcagcagcacagCCACCATCTCCCCGCGAATACCTTTGCCAATGTTCGGGAGCTTATCGCTCGTCGCCGCCTGGCCCAGATCACCGACCATGCCAATGTCTTCGCCGGGTATACGATCGTCAGCCCCGAGCTAGTCGTTGAGACGCTCCTGGGTCCCATGGGCTCCGTGCCGCCGCCGACTGGCCTCGAGAAGCTGGAACTCGCCATGGCCCAACAACGGGTCCAACCTCGCGCCGCCGACGGAACCTTGTTACCCCTGCAGCCACTCAATATGCGTTCCGAAGAGGTGACCCGATTGTTGCAGATGCTCCGGTTCTCCCTTGTCAGCCACCGCGACCGGCTCGATGTGCTTCAGAAGAAGGAGACGGAAAATAATAAGCAGGAGAGTGCTCACAAGGGCAGTGTTGCAGCTGTCAAATTGCCTCGCAAGTTTGCGTACCTAGAGCAGCAACAGGAACAGTCACCGACCGTCTATCAGTCCCCGTACAACATGCCTTCTGGCTTCAGCGAGTATGCCCAGAAGACGTTTGGGCTGACTCCAAGCGAGCCGGAGCTCCCTAAACCCTCACTGGCCAATGACTACTTCGCCAGTCTTTCCCCGGAGGACCAAGAAAAGATTCTAAAGACCTGTGGCAGTTTTGTCCAACGGGCCATTGAGCGATCCGCAAGCCATAGTCGCCAGAGCTCCGCATCTAACCTCCGACTCGCATCGGCACTAGCCCAGCAAACCGAGAACCCAACGATAGACATAACAACAGTCGAGGACATGCCATTGTCAGGTCTGGATTTCCCACTACATGCGGACTCTCCGTGTTCCAGTTTCAGTCGTCCGCACCTGCGCTTCCAATCCCCGAACGATTACAACGCTCACGGACCAGAAACACATCACGACCATCATGACCTCTTTGGCGACCAGCAGGCCAACACACGGTTCTGGCAGCATGGGCCCTGGGCTGCAGGCGATGGCAATACGCCTAACGAAGAAACTCGGCCATTTTTTGGACCTCACGAGCGGTTGAAGCACGACTATGCCTCATCTGACATCTCCTTGGGCCGAGGTCCCGGCTCTTTGCATTCTGTCGACATGGCTGGGTTTGGAATGGACGCCACAGACGATCTCTGTAACGTTCTTAGTCCTTGAATCGAACTACCTTCCTCGACTTTGTGTACTTGCAAGCCGGTATaacagcatcatctccatGTAACGATTTGATTGACGACTGCATGACTGGGCGTTTTCAgcttttttgttttcattttctcattttcatctTTTGTGACCCCCTTGGATCTTATTATTTCACGACGGAGTTTGACGATAGCTGGCTGGTTACGACTCAGCTAAGACCTTGCGACGAGGCCGTGGTCatattatctatttatttccTACTTGACGGTGAAGGCGACCGATGTACAGGATAACGGAGGTCGAGAATCCTTCCAAAGTGGCGGTGGGAAGCGCTCGCCAGGTGGCAGGGCCGTTGTTGATGCCCAGACTGGCCCACTACCCGCCCAAGAAGACCCGCCCGGCCTGCTATTGACGATACCTCCCATcattccccctccttcctcactTCCTTACTTCCCCCCTCTGtctatctttgctttgtccCTGTCCGCTCcccctttgctttcccttgTGGAATTTCGGGACTTCGACTTTTCCTCGAAGATACTGGGCCTACTTTCGCCCTGGACTGCGGACCTCCCGTACGCTAGAGATtcaaaagaagcaaaaaaagaaaaaagccatATTTCCAAAATTCCCGAGCAAGTCCTGTTTCTATAATCCTATACACGTCATGCCCCTTGTTTGATACCCCCCCAATTTCCCAGTGTTTCACCACGCTCGGATGTTTCCATATCCCTCAACGGTGTCCTCCCATTCCTTTCGTTTCCGGACAACCCCccaccttttcttctcttcttccctggcGCTCATCCTTGTCTTTGTCCCGACCATGGTCTCGTTCGGACTGAAGGTCAAGTGGTCCATGAACTGATGGACGGCACTCTGTTCTCGCGAGTGAGAACAGCAGACAGGACAGTCATCGGATGTGGCAGCCGTCACTTTCAGAGTGACACTCGCAGATACATGTATGTTGGAATGATAGCTGTGAATGGAATGttaaaaatatatagatGGGGGTGCCCGGTTGTAGTGACTCGTATATTTAggataaatatatataagcaCTGGCAGTCAAGTGAGGGTTCCGCTCTAGTGACGGACCATTTCTGAACCACCTTTTGAATCCCCCGCAATTCGGGAGGCAAGAGTGGTTCGGTTGGGGTTGTACTCCACCGCATGGACCACAGGACGCTGGTTCCTTAGCTTTCTCCTGAATACGAGGGGTTCCTCTCTGTCGCTGTGGTGGCCAAAGGTTACGTAGCTTACTGTCATCCAACAATCGGACGTCATTTGGTCCAGACCCTACGTAGGTACCCACACGCAGTACATGGGAACAGATCAAGCCTGACGTTCTATGCGAGGGTGAAAGATGTCAATTAAAGTTACCGTTCGTCACGCCCCGACGGTGGTGTCTCCTTGCAGACGGAGGAATGTTACATTATGCAAAGACATGTCATGCAGTGGAGCGGCAGACCAAGGTACATGTACCGTACAAATCAGTTTGATGTTTCGGTCTGATGCTAGGGGTAAGTTCCCCTTTTCGTTAACCTGCTCTCTAGTGAAGAATAGGAGGAGGGATATGCGTCATGGTGGTATCTGGCTATCCGGCCATCCAAGATAAGCACAAAGGATAGGGCTTAGCAGGTCTAATGATAACTAACCTCGTGCAGAACGCTTCATAAATCCCACGGTTATCAGCGCGGTCTCGGACCGCCCATCGCTAGTCCGACACCGGATTGGCTTATCAGTCGATCCAACCAGTTTTAGGCTCGTGAGGGGACAATCCAAGACTCCAAGTGGAGGTGTTTAAGGTTCCTGTCCTCGTGTAGTACCCCGGACTCTTGGTGATGCAAGCCTGTCATGGATGCTATACGGACCACTACTTATATGCCTCCGCTCCCCGGTCCGAGCCTGGCCTGGATAGTTGAGGTAGCAGTGCTAGTAGGAGCTGGTCTGACTACTAACCTACTGTCTTATCTATAACCCTATTGACCCTTTCGTGATGACTCTGGATTCCTTCTATACCTGCCCCGTGTCTCAGAGCTCTTAACTCCCACAATCATGCGTCAAAATTCCACCGATGCCAACGCCGATGCGGCGTTGGCCAGGATGGGCTACAAGAGTGAATTGCCACGCAACTTGAGTATGCTGAGTATCCTCGGTCTGTATGTGCTAACCTGAACTGCTCTGGATATGTTTCTCtgccatcaatgacaactAACACGATCTCTCAGCTCCTTCGCCATTATGGCTGCACCCTTCGGTCTCAGTACCACCCTGTACATCACACTCACCGACGGCCAATGTGTGAGCATCATCTGGGGCTGGGTCCTCGTCACATTAATTTCCATCGGTATTGCCGCCTCCCTCGCCGAAATCTGCGCTGTGTACCCGACCGCTGGAGGTGTCTACTACTGGAGCGCCATGTTATCGACGAAGGAATGGGCCCCGATGATGTCGTTCGTGGATGGCTGGCTGACACTGGTGGGAAATTGGACGGTCACCCTGAGCATTACCTTCTCCGGGGGACAGTTGATTCTCAGTGCTATCTCGTTGTGGAACGAGGATTTCGTGGCCAATGCTTGGCAGACCATCCTCATGTTCTGGGCGGTGATTTGGTTCTGCGCGAtggtcaatatcttcttctcccgaTGgctggatatcatcaacaaggtGTGCATCTTTTGGACCGCGGCGAGCGTGGTCATCATCTTGATTACGCTCCTGTCCATGGCGGACCATCGCAACGACGGTGCATATGTTTTTGGTCATTATGATGCGTCGCAGAGCGGATGGTACGCTTTCCTTACTTCTTTGTTGTCTCGGCATCCTTGAAGACATACTGACAACCTCACAGGCCAACGGGATgggccttcttcgtcggCCTACTTCAGGCAGCATATACCCTAACGGGGTATGGCATGGTAGCGGCTATGTGCGAAGAGGTACAGAACCCACACCGCGAGGTCCCGAAAGCGATCGTCCTCTCCGTCGTCGCAGCCGGTATCACAGGCGTGGTCTATCTAGTCCCTATCCTATTCGTACTCCCCGACGTAAAGACACTACTCAACGTCGCCAGCGGCCAGCCCATCGGCCTGATCTTCAAAACCGTGACCGGATCCGCCGGGGGCGGCTTCGGCCTTCTCTTCCTAATCCTGGGCATCCTCATGTTCGCAGGAATCGGAGCCCTAACCGCCGCCAGTCGATGCACGTATGCCTTCGCCCGCGACGGCGCCATCCCTGGATTCCGCATGTGGCGCAAGGTCAACGACCGCCTCGACGTGCCCGTATacgccatcctcctctccaccgTCATCGACTGTCTCCTGGGTCTGATCTACTTCGGCTCCACGGCCgccttcaactccttcacGGGTGTCGCCACCATCTGCCTGTCGACTTCATACGGGGTACCCATCCTCATCAACGTGATTCGTGGCCGCCAGGCCGTCAAAG encodes:
- a CDS encoding putative jumonji family transcription factor (DNA damage-responsive repressor GIS1/RPH1, jumonji superfamily), whose product is MATALDQPLFESVAGPATAAASITPPHSANGKKEVPDGVPSELSDLELDPNAVGVPEAASVEEEEEDIEPDHYYGGGKIPVFKPTMDQFRDFQSFINKVEKYGMRSGILKVIPPKEWTDSLPALDEAVKKIRVKNPIMQEFHGSHGTYTQANIERQRSYNLPQWKGLCEESSHQPPARRDTIDKIKPEGPPTPVSPESNPVEAKTEELSDGESLPAPKPKGRQPKSVTSRRKHNKGDAIDYVDEEAFKDFDYRIHDNEEYTQERCEELETAYWKSLMFNNPLYGADMPGSLFDENITTSWNVARLPNLLDVLGQKVPGVNTAYLYLGMWKATFAWHLEDVDLYSINYIHFGAPKQWYSISQEDAPKFEQAMKSIWPSDAKNCDQFLRHKTYLVSPSLLKSQYGITVNRLVHYEGEFVITYPYGYHSGYNLGYNCAESVNFATEKWLDYGRVAKKCHCESDSVWIDVDEIERKLRGEATPEYYPEFESDLDEFEGASDLLTPPRSVPEKSNRGRKRKHDGDTTKAKRMRVNVHVPRKIPCVLCPNDLDYEDLLPTEDGKNHAHRRCALYTEETSILRDETGKEVVCDIDKIPKARMGLKCLFCREVRGACFQCNFGKCTRSYHATCALLAGVQVEQGEIAVIADDGIHYSIPSVDLKCKYHRQKKPSWMTGGDSPDFDRKLIESAQRMVAGDLVQFQADKEINGAVVLENRPAERTLLVKVLPRG
- a CDS encoding uncharacterized protein (predicted protein), which encodes MTLTPVPRFRDVIELPYRWMLVVRRSNFSPLAPGTKPLPAHLARKPEARKELESALPVVGNPFGDGRSPYQWAEFETVDTTNHRFAPPPVQVKLDKGDQIWYYLGQSSTECRAQYTHNPSVPVHNPRSNFLDSVKSLGAVMARIPSYPHRHLPQYATAPPHHLSPAAAAAATAAAAASRPSLLQRPTLAPPPRTPSSAAPPASTAMPSAYRSLPTQSARHAPYPQIAKTHQSHHLSQQQHSPQQSQQQQQQQHSHHLPANTFANVRELIARRRLAQITDHANVFAGYTIVSPELVVETLLGPMGSVPPPTGLEKLELAMAQQRVQPRAADGTLLPLQPLNMRSEEVTRLLQMLRFSLVSHRDRLDVLQKKETENNKQESAHKGSVAAVKLPRKFAYLEQQQEQSPTVYQSPYNMPSGFSEYAQKTFGLTPSEPELPKPSLANDYFASLSPEDQEKILKTCGSFVQRAIERSASHSRQSSASNLRLASALAQQTENPTIDITTVEDMPLSGLDFPLHADSPCSSFSRPHLRFQSPNDYNAHGPETHHDHHDLFGDQQANTRFWQHGPWAAGDGNTPNEETRPFFGPHERLKHDYASSDISLGRGPGSLHSVDMAGFGMDATDDLCNVLSP
- a CDS encoding putative GABA permease (amino acid transporters); this translates as MRQNSTDANADAALARMGYKSELPRNLSMLSILGLSFAIMAAPFGLSTTLYITLTDGQCVSIIWGWVLVTLISIGIAASLAEICAVYPTAGGVYYWSAMLSTKEWAPMMSFVDGWLTLVGNWTVTLSITFSGGQLILSAISLWNEDFVANAWQTILMFWAVIWFCAMVNIFFSRWLDIINKVCIFWTAASVVIILITLLSMADHRNDGAYVFGHYDASQSGWPTGWAFFVGLLQAAYTLTGYGMVAAMCEEVQNPHREVPKAIVLSVVAAGITGVVYLVPILFVLPDVKTLLNVASGQPIGLIFKTVTGSAGGGFGLLFLILGILMFAGIGALTAASRCTYAFARDGAIPGFRMWRKVNDRLDVPVYAILLSTVIDCLLGLIYFGSTAAFNSFTGVATICLSTSYGVPILINVIRGRQAVKESTFSLGRFGYAINIITICWIVLSVVLFCMPVSLPVDASSMNYASVVFAGFAAISITWYVGYARKHFTGPPVTGDDVADVIPGKAVDAENAYPDEAAMGEKK